From a single Streptomyces sp. NBC_01264 genomic region:
- a CDS encoding phosphatase PAP2 family protein has protein sequence MSGFPGHAPTPPPITARPPRRPVPAAPPRHALAWGLALTLLSALTGLLLRLDERPFFQGLDDAWAASLKGSPADTASGFATVLDRLGGPLGTVLPLLLMGCLCMYGRWRSALFVFTTAIVANVLLVLPLKQLADRPRPPHTWVLVNDGSYPSGQVFSAVALVMAAAVVLFPPGGRRWWWLIGGSCTGAMMWSRTWQHAQWLSDTFAGALAAVGACLLLWRAFAPLLETEAERMASDTLWV, from the coding sequence ATGTCCGGCTTCCCCGGTCACGCCCCCACCCCGCCACCGATCACCGCCCGGCCGCCCCGGCGCCCCGTCCCCGCGGCTCCGCCCCGCCACGCCCTCGCCTGGGGCCTGGCACTGACCCTGCTGTCCGCGCTGACCGGACTGCTCCTGCGCCTGGACGAACGGCCCTTCTTCCAGGGCCTCGACGACGCGTGGGCCGCTTCACTGAAGGGCTCGCCCGCGGACACCGCCAGCGGGTTCGCCACCGTGCTCGACCGCTTGGGCGGGCCACTGGGTACGGTCCTGCCGCTGCTGTTGATGGGCTGCCTGTGCATGTACGGGCGCTGGCGGTCGGCTCTCTTCGTATTCACCACGGCGATCGTGGCCAACGTGCTCCTGGTACTGCCCCTCAAGCAGTTGGCCGACCGGCCGCGACCCCCGCACACCTGGGTCCTGGTCAACGACGGCTCGTACCCGTCCGGCCAGGTCTTCAGTGCGGTGGCCCTGGTGATGGCGGCCGCCGTGGTGCTGTTCCCGCCGGGCGGCCGGCGCTGGTGGTGGCTGATCGGCGGGTCCTGCACCGGCGCCATGATGTGGAGCCGCACCTGGCAGCACGCCCAGTGGCTGAGCGACACCTTCGCGGGCGCCCTGGCGGCCGTAGGGGCCTGCCTGCTCCTGTGGCGGGCGTTCGCACCCCTACTGGAGACGGAGGCGGAACGCATGGCGTCGGACACCCTCTGGGTCTGA
- a CDS encoding carboxylesterase/lipase family protein — MASTPGPGPHHPVAHPPAGPLLGAVEDGLSVFRAVPYAAPPVGALRWRPARPHPGWSGIRDATADGPSAPQIYMEGGDPVLGGHGSPPFDEDCLTLDIWTPAVDDARRPVLVWIHGGGFVSGSGSLPNYSGATFSRDGDLVVVSINYRIGPLGYLYTDSEEQPDGSGANHWLSDQLAALRWVRDNISAFGGDPDSITVAGQSGGAVSTAALAGLPEARGLIRRVILMSPPFGLDLPAPDAYRERTTAFLELAGVKTLAELRTVPWPELIGAMGGLFALTTRWGYWPTPFLPVVDGVTLPRHPAQALLHGAAEDIEVMIGWTREEANFGFALNEAYAAADREQVTARIADTFGPEAAPDVYAAYERARPGAGPAGVLMDLITDELFRVPALRLAEARAAAGRPVWAYQFDLPAAAYDGRLGAAHCLELPFAFANFDQWAHAPLTAGLDPAVRDGLAHAMHGAWISFVRTGDPNHQGLPTWNPYGKHARTTMRFDTVVGALDDLAGDSLRLHEGALPRPE; from the coding sequence ATGGCATCCACCCCAGGCCCCGGCCCCCACCACCCCGTGGCACACCCGCCCGCGGGCCCGCTCCTCGGCGCGGTCGAGGACGGGCTGTCCGTCTTCCGGGCCGTGCCCTACGCCGCACCCCCGGTCGGCGCGCTGCGCTGGCGGCCCGCGCGGCCGCATCCGGGCTGGAGCGGCATCCGGGACGCGACCGCCGACGGGCCCAGCGCCCCGCAGATATACATGGAGGGCGGCGACCCCGTCCTCGGCGGGCACGGTTCGCCGCCCTTCGACGAGGACTGCCTGACCCTCGACATCTGGACCCCCGCCGTCGACGACGCCCGGCGGCCGGTGCTGGTCTGGATCCACGGCGGGGGCTTCGTCTCCGGCTCCGGGTCGCTGCCGAACTACTCCGGCGCGACCTTCTCCCGCGACGGGGACCTGGTCGTCGTCAGCATCAACTACCGCATCGGACCGCTCGGTTACCTCTACACCGACTCCGAGGAGCAGCCCGACGGCTCCGGCGCCAACCACTGGCTGAGCGACCAGCTCGCCGCCCTGCGCTGGGTACGGGACAACATCTCCGCCTTCGGCGGCGACCCCGACTCGATCACCGTCGCGGGCCAGTCGGGCGGCGCGGTATCCACGGCCGCCCTCGCGGGACTGCCCGAGGCCCGGGGACTGATCCGCCGGGTGATCCTGATGAGCCCGCCGTTCGGGCTGGACCTCCCCGCACCCGACGCCTACCGGGAGCGCACCACCGCGTTTCTGGAGCTGGCCGGGGTCAAGACCCTGGCCGAGCTGCGGACCGTGCCGTGGCCCGAGCTGATCGGCGCCATGGGCGGGCTCTTCGCCCTGACGACGCGGTGGGGGTACTGGCCCACGCCGTTCCTGCCCGTGGTCGACGGCGTCACCCTGCCCCGCCACCCGGCGCAGGCCCTGCTGCACGGCGCCGCCGAGGACATCGAGGTGATGATCGGCTGGACGCGGGAGGAGGCCAACTTCGGCTTCGCCCTCAACGAGGCCTACGCCGCCGCCGACCGGGAACAGGTGACCGCCCGGATCGCGGACACCTTCGGCCCCGAAGCCGCTCCCGACGTGTACGCGGCGTACGAGCGCGCCCGGCCGGGAGCCGGGCCGGCCGGCGTCCTGATGGACCTCATCACCGACGAGCTCTTCCGCGTGCCCGCCCTCCGGCTGGCCGAGGCGCGGGCCGCGGCGGGCCGTCCGGTATGGGCCTACCAGTTCGACCTCCCCGCAGCCGCCTACGACGGCCGGCTCGGAGCCGCCCACTGCCTCGAACTGCCCTTCGCCTTCGCCAACTTCGACCAGTGGGCCCACGCACCGCTGACGGCCGGGCTCGACCCCGCCGTCCGGGACGGGCTCGCGCACGCCATGCACGGGGCCTGGATCTCCTTCGTCCGCACCGGCGACCCGAACCATCAAGGCCTGCCGACCTGGAACCCGTACGGGAAGCACGCCCGCACCACGATGCGTTTCGACACCGTGGTCGGCGCGCTCGACGACCTCGCCGGGGACTCCCTGCGCCTGCACGAGGGAGCGCTTCCCCGGCCCGAGTAG
- a CDS encoding LacI family DNA-binding transcriptional regulator — translation MAKDTPVPASPTSADVARLAGVSRATVSFVLNDTQGHRVGEAARARVLDAARQLGYVPHAAARSLRAGRSNLVLMPSSISAVGRLVSDWVDDLHSELDRHGYTAVLHAGRFNDPLDAARAWAELRPAAVIALDGDRLTAQAADLLRRAGVRGLIAFAAHPVPGVHTIGFDHALIGATAAEHLIARGRTRIGVVMPQERGLDLFAGPRLAGAESVASRHMATVTPVELSYTRESATALARRWRSLGLDSVFAYNDEYAALLLHALRAEGISVPQDVAVVGSDDLVLSSLQDPPLTSIRLRLVSPAAVADAVHELIETGTTAPVPDIEAILVQRETT, via the coding sequence ATGGCCAAAGACACTCCTGTTCCGGCGTCCCCGACCAGCGCCGACGTGGCCCGCCTGGCCGGGGTGTCCCGCGCCACGGTCTCCTTCGTCCTCAACGACACCCAGGGCCACCGCGTCGGCGAAGCCGCCCGCGCGCGCGTCCTCGACGCCGCCCGACAGCTGGGCTACGTACCGCACGCCGCGGCCCGGTCCCTGCGGGCCGGCCGCAGCAATCTCGTCCTGATGCCCTCGTCGATCTCCGCGGTCGGCCGCCTCGTCAGCGACTGGGTCGACGATCTGCACAGCGAGCTGGACCGGCACGGCTACACCGCGGTCCTGCACGCCGGACGCTTCAACGATCCCCTCGACGCCGCCCGCGCCTGGGCCGAACTGCGTCCCGCGGCCGTCATCGCCCTCGACGGGGACCGCCTCACCGCCCAGGCCGCCGATCTGCTGCGGCGCGCCGGGGTGCGGGGGCTGATCGCCTTCGCGGCCCACCCCGTACCCGGCGTGCACACCATCGGCTTCGACCACGCCCTCATCGGCGCCACCGCCGCCGAGCACCTGATCGCGCGCGGCCGGACCCGTATCGGCGTGGTCATGCCCCAGGAACGCGGCCTCGACCTGTTCGCCGGGCCGCGGCTCGCCGGCGCCGAATCGGTCGCCTCCCGCCACATGGCCACGGTCACCCCGGTGGAACTCTCCTACACCCGGGAGTCCGCGACCGCGCTGGCCCGGCGCTGGCGGAGCCTCGGCCTGGACTCCGTGTTCGCGTACAACGACGAGTACGCCGCCCTTCTGCTCCACGCACTGCGGGCCGAGGGGATCTCCGTACCGCAGGACGTGGCGGTCGTGGGCTCCGACGACCTGGTCCTCTCCTCGCTCCAGGACCCCCCACTGACCTCGATCCGCCTCCGCCTGGTCTCGCCGGCCGCGGTCGCGGACGCCGTGCACGAGCTGATCGAAACGGGCACCACGGCGCCCGTACCGGACATAGAGGCGATCCTGGTGCAACGCGAAACCACCTGA